A region from the Nocardioides exalbidus genome encodes:
- a CDS encoding Flp family type IVb pilin produces the protein MIEKLQFMTIMLVNEMKAKRDERGATAVEYGLMVALIAIVIIGAVTLLGGNLGSLFSSISTKV, from the coding sequence ATGATCGAGAAGCTCCAGTTCATGACCATCATGCTCGTCAACGAGATGAAGGCCAAGCGCGACGAGCGCGGCGCCACCGCCGTCGAGTACGGCCTCATGGTCGCCCTCATCGCCATCGTCATCATCGGCGCCGTCACCCTCCTCGGTGGCAACCTCGGCTCGCTCTTCAGCTCGATCTCCACCAAGGTCTGA
- a CDS encoding Flp family type IVb pilin, with protein MLLLYKLLAPREDRDERGATAVEYGLMVAMIAIVIVGGVSFFGKSIVNLYSIPSGVFKP; from the coding sequence ATGCTGCTCCTCTACAAGCTCCTCGCTCCCCGCGAGGACCGCGACGAGCGCGGTGCGACCGCCGTCGAGTACGGCCTGATGGTCGCGATGATCGCCATCGTGATCGTCGGGGGCGTCTCGTTCTTCGGCAAGTCCATCGTCAACCTGTACTCGATCCCGTCGGGCGTCTTCAAGCCCTGA
- a CDS encoding Flp family type IVb pilin: MLGKLQLMTIMLVNDMRARRDERGATAVEYGLMVALIAIVIIGAVTLLGGNLKSLFSSASTKV, encoded by the coding sequence ATGCTCGGGAAGCTTCAGCTCATGACCATCATGCTGGTCAACGACATGAGGGCCAGACGCGACGAGCGCGGCGCCACCGCCGTCGAGTACGGCCTGATGGTCGCGCTCATCGCCATCGTCATCATCGGCGCGGTCACCCTCCTCGGTGGCAACCTGAAGAGCCTCTTCAGCTCGGCCTCCACCAAGGTGTGA